A stretch of the Macaca mulatta isolate MMU2019108-1 chromosome 16, T2T-MMU8v2.0, whole genome shotgun sequence genome encodes the following:
- the GPR179 gene encoding putative G-protein coupled receptor 179 isoform X2: MDVDLQSVDINQCASGPGWYSNTHLCDLNSTQCVPLESQGFVLGRYLCRCRPGFYGASPSEGLEESAFQTTGQFGSPEGRSGRLLRCLPCPEGCTSCMDATPCLVEEAVALRAAVLACQACCMLAIFLSMLVSYRCRRNKRIWASGVVLLETVLFGFLLLYFPVFILYFKPSVFRCIALRWVRLLGFAIVYGTIILKLYRVLQLFLSRTAQRSALLSSGRLLRRLGLLLLPVLGFLAVWTVGALERGIQHAPLVIRSHTPTGRHFYLCHHDRWDYIMVVAELLLLCWGSFLCYATRAVLSAFHEPRYMGIALHNELLLSTAFHTARFVLVPSLHPDWTLLLFFFHTHSTVTTTLALIFIPKFWKLGAPPREEMVDEVCEDELDLQHSGSYLGSSIASAWSERSLDPGDIRDELKKLYAQLEVHKTKEMAANNPHLPKKRGSSRQGLGRSFMRYLAEFPEALARQHSRDSGSPGRGSLPGSSRRRLLSSSLQEPEGTPALRKSRSTYDQRREQDPPLLDSLLRRKLAKKASRTESRAVEGPPALGFRSASAHNLTVGERLPRARPASLQKSLSVAGSREKALLMASQAYLEETYRQAKEREERKKAEAAMASLVRRPSARRLERPRGAPLSAPPSPAKSSSMDSSHASGRLHEEAGRRLPHPPIRHQVSTPTLTLSGTCLGEPGMLSPTSTLAPALLPALAPTPVPAPAPVPVPPQSPNLLTYICPWENAELPVKKENVPQEGPSGPEQGHHSPAPARARLWRALSVAVEKSKAGENEMDAEDAHHQREANDADEDRPKIFPKSHSLKAPVQQGSMRSLGLAIKALTRSRSTYREKERVEESPKGQNSGTVGESVGAPSRSPRLGRPKAVSKQAALAPCDDEESLQNQQNAHTSRMLQVCQQEGSREQEDRGRRTSQGLGEQKAERAGKTGLAALRQVSRDKNVKQSKDAPVGWQELPKIGIQSLGSVDHRVAEVCPWEVTESETRQPDSGNKAEICPWEMSEGAPESRALRQDPCDSQEKSGEARGKSEPTDVVPMMRKKPDRLVREQEAVCPWESADQGGLCPGSAPQDPGRIRDKSEVGGSVEARKVEKPGWEAAGSEAHTSDIAKAELCPWEASEGGEDGKPALEVVKDLPQEKQKTRKATFWKEQKPGGDLESLCPWESTDFRGPSAVSIQAPGSSECSGSLGSGIAEVCPWEAGDAPAIRKAEICPWELDDNVMGQEMLSLGTGGESLQKEKASRKGSFGEMGEHTVKAVQKLSQQQESVCPRESTVPGPSSPCLDNSSSKAGGQFLRNGGSRATQVCPQEDLRPEAQEATPAKVEICPWEVNERTREEWTSAQAPRRGDSQKDKEKMPGKSEIKDVTAWEKPEGQIQKQEAVSPWESVNPGSFSPQPHPQDTERPQTLLQISGSVGSKAADICSLDVEETLTAGKAEICPWEVGAGAGEERALGAEAIRVSPNDTGKVFADLGPRETAVTVPEKPQKPTPEWDVACPWGSVGPDTLDADGPKAGFQELDHMGCRPGEVCPWEAQEAATSEKAKMCPWEVNEGTTGKGLDQETGSESAEQREKALEKGRLTSLGEDASKRMAKLCQEQEAICLWENKNLRESPAQAPKISDLPSSMRSEVAEGHSLEATEKADLRQDPKVGSFPEHITQEKAPAPNAEEFTTEDGEKTSHELQSVYTWATTAPAVSFSHPNRQRPDQPKASSQRLVSTGGRAADVCPWDVPDAGVYKPDRSAKAETCPWEVTERIPVKGVSRQDGKGDSQEEKGRAPEKSEPKGVPVQKKPEMADFRQQEAVCPWESQHGKDLSPQPAPDASDSNRGSSEAAGSVETRVVEVCLWEVEEAPSAKKAEISPWEVGGGAAEERELERESQGQGEMFLQKAGPGGTEEHFSKAAAKPREQEVVCLGEGTGSGGLLPQSGALDPELKVSPEGAGSMGSRMAELCQWEITDPEGNKIKGTMADICPGEETGVPPEESGLLALTATQREFFPTAPEKPLCLLVHGPLDHFFPESKIPCPKVSRPASTFTLEGVRELQGPSGLEPRTSLAPEPSLQEAEAQSSSLTEDSGQVAFEAQYEEFTPPTVYPWDWE; encoded by the exons ATGGACGTAGATCTCCAGAGTGTGGACATCAATCAGTGTGCAAGTGGCCCAGGCTGGTACTCTAACACACACCTGTGTGATCTCAACAGCACCCAG TGTGTCCCCCTGGAGAGTCAGGGCTTTGTTCTTGGCCGCTACCTCTGCCGCTGCCGACCTGGATTCTACGGGGCAAGCCCCTCTGAGG GGTTAGAGGAGAGTGCTTTCCAGACTACCGGGCAATTCGGGTCCCCAGAAGGCAGATCTGGGAGATTGCTGCGGTGCCTGCCATGTCCTGAGGGCTGCACCAGCTGCATGGATGCCACACCGTGCCTGGTGGAAGAGGCCGTGGCTCTGCGGGCTGCCGTGCTGGCCTGCCAGGCCTGCTGCATGCTGGCCATCTTCCTGAGCATGCTGGTCTCCTACCGCTGCCGCCGGAACAAG AGGATCTGGGCATCTGGAGTGGTCCTGCTGGAAACTGTCCTTTTTGGATTCCTGCTGCTTTACTTTCCT GTCTTCATCCTATACTTCAAGCCCAGTGTATTCCGCTGCATCGCTCTTCGCTGGGTGCGGCTGCTGGGTTTTGCCATTGTCTACGGCACCATCATACTCAAGCTTTACAG AGTGCTGCAGCTCTTTCTGTCTCGAACGGCCCAGCGGAGCGCCCTTCTGAGCAGCGGGCGGCTGCTGCGGCGCCTGGGGCTGCTCCTGCTACCCGTGCTGGGCTTCCTGGCTGTGTGGACCGTGGGTGCCCTGGAGCGAGGCATCCAGCACGCACCTCTGGTGATCCGAAGCCACACTCCCACTGGCCGCCATTTCTACCTCTGTCACCACGACCGCTGGGACTACATCATGGTTGTGG cTGAGCTGCTGCTTCTGTGCTGGGGCAGCTTCCTCTGCTACGCCACACGGGCTGTGCTCTCGGCCTTCCACGAGCCACGCTACATGGGCATTGCCCTGCACAATGAGCTGCTGCTTTCCACTGCCTTCCACACGGCGAG GTTTGTGCTGGTTCCCTCCCTGCACCCGGACTGgaccctcctcctcttcttcttccacaCCCACAGCACCGTCACCACCACGCTGGCTCTGATCTTCATCCCTAAG ttctggaagctgggggCTCCTCCCCGAGAGGAGATGGTGGATGAGGTGTGCGAGGACGAGCTGGACCTGCAGCACTCGGGCTCTTACCTCGGCAGCAGCATCGCCTCAGCCTGGAGCGAGCGCAGCCTGGACCCTGGAGACATTCGG GACGAGCTGAAGAAGCTCTATGCCCAGCTGGAGGTCCATAAAACCAAAGAAATGGCTGCAAACAACCCCCACCTGCCCAAAAAGCGTGGCAGCTCACGCCAGGGGCTGGGCCGCTCCTTCATGAGGTACCTGGCGGAATTCCCCGAGGCCCTGGCCAGGCAGCACTCCCGGGACTCAGGCTCCCCAGGCCGTGGCAGCCTGCCCGGCTCCTCCCGCCGCCGGCTCctcagctccagcctccaggaaCCGGAGGGGACACCGGCTCTGCGCAAGTCCCGCAGCACCTATGACCAGCGCAGGGAGCAGGACCCGCCTCTTCTTGACTCACTGCTGAGGAGGAAACTGGCTAAGAAGGCCTCTCGAACAGAGAGCAGGGCGGTGGAGGGGCCCCCTGCCCTGGGCTTCAGGTCAGCCAGCGCCCACAACCTGACGGTGGGAGAGAGGCTACCCAGAGCCCGGCCCGCCTCTCTGCAGAAGTCGCTCAGTGTGGCTGGCTCCAGGGAAAAGGCCTTGCTCATGGCCAGCCAGGCCTACCTGGAGGAGACCTACCGGCAAGCAAAGGAGCGGGAGGAGCGGAAGAAGGCCGAGGCGGCCATGGCCAGCCTGGTGCGGAGGCCGTCGGCCAGGAGGCTGGAGAGGCCTCGAGGGGCCCCCCTGTCAGCTCCACCTTCCCCTGCCAAGAGCAGCAGCATGGACAGCTCTCACGCCTCTGGGAGGCTTCATGAGGAGGCTGGGAGAAGGCTGCCTCACCCACCTATCCGGCACCAGGTCTCCACCCCCACCTTGACCCTGTCTGGGACCTGCCTGGGAGAGCCAGGGATGCTATCTCCCACCTCCACCTTGGCGCCAGCTCTGCTGCCGGCTCTAGCTCCAACCCCAGTCCCTGCCCCAGCACCAGTCCCAGTACCCCCTCAAAGCCCCAACTTACTCACCTACATCTGCCCCTGGGAGAACGCAGAACTGCCagtcaagaaagaaaatgtgccCCAGGAAGGCCCCTCAGGGCCAGAGCAAGGCCACCACTCCCCTGCCCCAGCTCGAGCCAGGCTCTGGAGGGCCCTCTCTGTTGCAGTAGAGAAAAGCAAGGCTGGGGAGAATGAGATGGATGCAGAGGACGCACATCACCAGAGGGAAGCTAACGATGCGGACGAAGACAGGCCCAAGATCTTCCCTAAATCCCACAGCCTCAAGGCCCCTGTTCAGCAGGGTTCCATGCGCAGCCTGGGGCTGGCGATTAAAGCTCTGACCCGTTCTCGGAGCACCtacagagagaaggagagagtggAGGAGAGTCCCAAGGGGCAGAACAGCGGGACTGTGGGAGAGAGTGTGGGGGCACCCTCTCGATCGCCCAGGCTAGGCCGGCCCAAGGCAGTGAGTAAGCAGGCCGCTCTTGCCCCCTGTGATGATGAGGAGTCCCTCCAGAACCAACAGAATGCTCACACCAGCAGGATGCTCCAAGTCTGTCAACAGGAGGGCAGCAGGGAACaagaagacagaggcaggaggacatCCCAGGGTCTAGGGGAGCAGAAAGCTGAGAGAGCAGGTAAAACAGGGCTTGCCGCGCTGAGGCAAGTTTCCAGGGACAAAAATGTCAAGCAATCAAAGGACGCCCCTGTTGGGTGGCAGGAACTGCCCAAAATTGGCATCCAGTCCCTGGGCAGTGTTGACCACAGGGTGGCAGAGGTATGCCCCTGGGAGGTCACTGAATCAGAAACACGTCAGCCAGATAGTGGCAACAAGGCCGAAATCTGCCCCTGGGAGATGAGTGAAGGAGCCCCTGAGTCGAGGGCACTAAGACAAGACCCATGTGACTCCCAAGAAAAGAGCGGGGAGGCCCGCGGAAAATCGGAGCCCACGGATGTGGTTCCCATGATGCGGAAAAAGCCAGATAGGCTGGTGAGGGAGCAGGAAGCAGTGTGTCCCTGGGAGAGTGCCGATCAAGGAGGTCTGTGCCCTGGGTCAGCTCCTCAGGACCCTGGCAGAATCAGAGACAAATCTGAGGTTGGGGGCAGTGTGGAGGCCAGGAAGGTGGAGAAGCCTGGGTGGGAAGCTGCTGGCTCAGAAGCTCATACATCTGACATCGCCAAGGCAGAGCTGTGTCCCTGGGAGGCAAGTGAAGGAGGTGAGGATGGGAAACCGGCCCTAGAGGTAGTGAAGGATCTCCCTCAGGAAAAGCAGAAAACCAGGAAAGCAACCTTTTGGAAAGAACAGAAACCGGGCGGAGACTTGGAGTCTCTTTGTCCATGGGAGAGTACAGATTTCCGGGGCCCCTCAGCAGTCTCAATTCAGGCCCCGGGAAGTTCAGAGTGTTCAGGGAGTTTGGGTAGTGGCATTGCTGAAGTGTGTCCGTGGGAGGCAGGAGATGCTCCTGCTATCCGGAAAGCAGAGATCTGTCCCTGGGAGCTGGATGATAACGTGATGGGGCAGGAAATGCTGAGTCTGGGGACAGGTGGAGAATCTCTCCAAAAGGAAAAAGCCTCCAGAAAAGGAAGCTTTGGAGAGATGGGGGAACACACTGTGAAAGCAGTGCAGAAATTAAGTCAACAGCAGGAGTCAGTGTGTCCCAGGGAGAGCACGGTCCCTGGGCCCTCCAGCCCATGTCTAGACAATTCCTCATCCAAAGCTGGTGGCCAATTCCTACGCAATGGAGGAAGCAGAGCAACACAGGTGTGTCCACAGGAAGATCTCAGGCCGGAGGCACAGGAAGCAACACCTGCCAAAGTGGAAATCTGTCCCTGGGAGGTAAATGAAAGAACAAGAGAGGAATGGACATCAGCACAGGCACCAAGAAGAGGAGACTCTCAAAAGGACAAGGAGAAAATGCCTGGAAAATCAGAAATCAAAGATGTCACAGCTTGGGAAAAGCCTGAGGGGCAGATCCAAAAGCAAGAAGCGGTCAGCCCCTGGGAGAGTGTGAACCCTGGCAGCTTCTCCCCACAACCACATCCTCAAGACACAGAGAGACCCCAAACCCTTCTCCAGATATCAGGCAGTGTGGGAAGCAAAGCTGCCGACATTTGCTCTTTGGATGTGGAGGAAACCCTGACTGCGGGGAAGGCAGAAATCTGTCCCTGGGAGGTGGGTGCTGGAGCGGGGGAGGAAAGGGCTTTGGGAGCTGAGGCCATTAGGGTATCTCCAAACGATACAGGAAAGGTTTTTGCAGATCTTGGACCCAGGGAGACAGCTGTTACTGTTCCAGAGAAGCCACAGAAGCCAACCCCAGAGTGGGACGTGGCTTGTCCCTGGGGGAGTGTGGGTCCAGATACTCTGGATGCTGATGGACCAAAAGCTGGGTTCCAGGAACTGGACCATATGGGGTGCAGGCCAGGTGAGGTGTGTCCCTGGGAAGCACAGGAAGCTGCTACCAGTGAAAAAGCCAAGATGTGTCCCTGGGAGGTGAATGAAGGAACTACTGGGAAGGGACTGGACCAAGAGACAGGGAGTGAATCAGCAGAGCAGAGGGAGAAAGCTCTAGAAAAGGGGAGACTCACTTCCCTGGGAGAAGACGCATCAAAACGGATGGCAAAACTGTGTCAAGAACAGGAAGCTATTTGTCTTTGGGAAAACAAGAACCTGAGGGAATCCCCTGCTCAGGCGCCCAAGATCTCAGACTTGCCCAGCAGCATGAGAAGTGAAGTGGCAGAGGGACATTCCTTGGAAGCAACAGAGAAGGCAGACCTGAGACAAGACCCAAAGGTAGGTTCCTTCCCAGAACACATAACCCAAGAAAAAGCTCCAGCTCCAAACGCAGAAGAATTCACCAccgaagatggggaaaaaacaagcCATGAGCTACAATCTGTCTATACATGGGCGACCACTGCCCCAGCAGTTTCCTTCTCCCACCCAAACAGACAGCGCCCTGACCAACCTAAAGCCAGTTCCCAGAGACTGGTCAGCACTGGGGGCAGGGCCGCTGATGTGTGTCCATGGGATGTGCCTGATGCAGGTGTATATAAACCTGACAGAAGTGCCAAGGCCGAGACCTGTCCCTGGGAAGTTACTGAAAGAATCCCTGTCAAAGGGGTGTCAAGGCAGGATGGAAAAGGGGACTCTCaagaagagaaaggcagagcCCCAGAAAAATCAGAGCCCAAAGGTGTGCCAGTTCAGAAAAAGCCAGAGATGGCAGACTTCAGGCAGCAGGAGGCTGTGTGTCCCTGGGAGAGTCAACATGGCAAGGATCTGTCCCCACAGCCAGCCCCAGATGCTTCTGACAGCAACAGAGGAAGTTCTGAGGCAGCAGGCAGTGTGGAGACCAGGGTAGTGGAAGTGTGTCTGTGGGAAGTGGAAGAGGCTCCCTCTGCCAAGAAAGCAGAGATCAGCCcttgggaggtgggtggaggagcagcagaggaaagggaactgGAACGAGAATCACAAGGGCAAGGAGAGATGTTTCTTCAGAAGGCAGGACCTGGAGGGACTGAAGAACACTTCTCAAAAGCAGCAGCAAAGCCCAGAGAGCAGGAGGTAGTCTGCCTTGGGGAAGGCACAGGCTCAGGAGGGCTCTTGCCCCAGTCAGGTGCCCTGGACCCAGAACTCAAAGTCAGCCCCGAAGGAGCAGGCAGCATGGGGAGCAGGATGGCAGAGCTGTGCCAATGGGAAATCACAGAtccagaaggaaataaaataaagggtaCCATGGCAGACATCTGTCCTGGGGAGGAAACTGGAGTCCCACCTGAGGAATCTGGCCTCCTAGCTTTAACAGCAACTCAGAGAGAATTTTTCCCCACAGCTCCTGAAAAACCACTATGCCTTTTAGTCCATGGGCCTCTGGATCACTTCTTTCCAGAAAGCAAAATCCCCTGCCCCAAGGTAAGCAGGCCAGCCAGTACTTTCACTCTTGAAGGTGTCAGAGAACTACAAGGACCTTCAGGGCTTGAGCCAAGGACCAGCTTAGCCCCAGAGCCAAGTctccaggaagctgaggctcagtcTTCCTCCTTAACTGAAGACTCAGGCCAAGTGGCTTTTGAAGCTCAGTATGAAGAATTCACCCCTCCAACTGTCTATCCTTGGGATTGGGAGTAA